Below is a genomic region from Pyrococcus kukulkanii.
TGAAATGTTACTACGAGTTTATACCCAAGTATCTTTTTCCAGAGTACTCCCACAGGTGCGGGTAAAAAGCCACCTAGTGGCCCAGAAGCTTGTACATGAATAAGATCAAATTTCTCCGAGTCCCTTACTAATTTTAAGGACAGTCCTACAGTTCTTTTGTACAATTTTATAATGTTAGATATAATACCCGGGTATTCCTTGTTAGGTGAAATGTTGTATATTTCCACTTCGACTCCCAACTTTTTGAGAGCTCTCGTTAACTCTTTAGTGTGTGTCGAAACTCCACCAGCCTTTTCAATGGGTCCAACCATAAGAACTTTCATCCTTAGCTCCCTCCGTCGATAACAAAGTGACTAACGCTAGCATCATCCACGCTTGCGCCCATCTCATATATGGAATCTTGTTAACGAATCCTGGCCATCTGTGGGCGTAAAAATATCCAGTTGGGTCTTGCATATTTTTAATTGTCCATCCCGCTATCTTCTCGGCAAACTCTAAATATCTGGGATTTTTAAATGCTTTGTAGAGCTTTGAGAAGGTTATTATCCCCTGGGCTTGATTGTGAATATCAATTGGATACTTTATAGGATACCTATAATAAGACCATCCCTCAGGAGAGAACTGACGGTTTATATAAAAATCTACACCCTTTTCTATGGCTTTTTGAGTTCTATCCTTTAGGTTCTCCTCCGTAATGTAAGGCAAAAACGAAACTAATCCATCAATTATAAATCCCTGGTGGTAATCAAGCTGAATGTAAAACTTCCTTGAATCAAGGTAATAAGAATACGGCCAAGAACCGTCTGGTAGTTGATACCTAAGTAAGAACTCTACTGT
It encodes:
- a CDS encoding prenyltransferase/squalene oxidase repeat-containing protein, with protein sequence MPYITEENLKDRTQKAIEKGVDFYINRQFSPEGWSYYRYPIKYPIDIHNQAQGIITFSKLYKAFKNPRYLEFAEKIAGWTIKNMQDPTGYFYAHRWPGFVNKIPYMRWAQAWMMLALVTLLSTEGAKDESSYGWTH